The Arachis ipaensis cultivar K30076 chromosome B05, Araip1.1, whole genome shotgun sequence nucleotide sequence AGCAAACCAATGAAACTGGAGAAGTTACTACACCAATTATAGTAAGGTAACTAGAAGCTATTGTTAGGTTGAATGAGACACTTGCCAAAATGATATTGTACGTATTGCCATCATTTTTCATAGACTTTACTTGCCTGTTCGCAATATCTGCTTCGGTTTAATTAAAACATTAGTTAATCTTTTATAAGAACTTGGTACCAATCATAGTAATATAGAATAGTGGAAATAGAATAGAGTAGAAATAGGAAAATAGAGAAGATAAAATAGGAGAAATATGAGGAGAATGGGGGGATAGAAATAGAGGAGCTGAATGAAATCACGGTGATTTCTTTCTAGTTTGTGTGTATATTATCAGTACACTGTTACATCATTTGGGCCCACTGCACTCTCTACTagctctcttttatttttatgtttctacaataaataaaatgtttaatTACTATTAGTTTTTATAAtgttatcaaatttttaattaaattcttgtATTTGAATTGGAAGATAATCCAAATTACATGATTCCACTGATCCCTCAATATGCTATGTCATATAAGAAACTAAATTTATTAGCTAAATATAATCATTCTTTGTATTTCTCCTTCAGTTTATTCTTTTGATATAGTACTTACATCTTAGACAGTCTAACTCAATTTCTCCTGCATCAGATCTCATGTTGCTACTGAGGAGGATGTGAAAGAAGCAATAAGGCTTTTCACCATGTCTACAATGGATGCTGCTCGGTCTGGAATACACCAACAAATCAGTCTCACACCAGAAATGGAAAATGAAATAAAGGTTTGGCTTGTGTTTAATCCTTCTCTCCCTTAATCTAGCTTCATTTTTGATAATAAAACCAAAGCCAAAATGGATTTGGCTTTTGTTACATTTGCCATTATTCAGTGAACTTGATGGCGACACAATTAGTCTTAGATATTTTTGCTTACTAATTTTGCgagaaaatttttgtttttatctagCTATTCATGGAATCAGTGATTTTCAGCAATATTTGAAGTTTGATTTCTATACATGTGCATGACACTCTTTTTTCTAATATGATATCCTTTATTTTATGCTAACGTATAatttcttgaatgttgtccttgttAACTCAGAGAAAGTGTTCAATGATATCCTCAGAAAAGTTCAAGGTTCTTTTTTAGTTTTCCTTTCATTTTCTATTGATAGATTTTGTTTTCTCTTATTTATGCTATTAGAGATTTATTACTCTCTCTGTTTGATTTTGTGAATAAGTAAATATGCTTTCACAtttgttaatttaattttgttgATGCAATTTCATTATGGAATGATAATATAAATAAAGCTGATTGATTGCTTCTTTTTCTGttaaaaatctattaaaaacttaattctctttttttatttaactttgtATTCTTATTGTTGCTTGGTTCAAATTATTGCAGAAGAAGGATAATTTCAAGAATCCATTGTATATAGAGAATCTGATGGAGGAATATGTCACCAGCTTCTGGGTTGGTTAATATTATTGTACAATTTGTTTGGTTGCCATCAATAGTTCATGGATTAGTTCTAATTTGAAACTTGTACAAGATGAGACCTTGCTTTCTGATTGGAAGCAGCAGCTAGAGCATGAAGTCGAGACTATGAAAGCTCAGTCTAATGTTGTCAGCATCCACACGGTGAGCCTTCCAACATCTTCTGTCTTAATatgcctttatttatttatttatttatttatttattttattttgtttttctattctCCTTTTCTTGATTTGAATTTGTTTAGTGACTAGTATGTTGAT carries:
- the LOC107640920 gene encoding DNA replication licensing factor MCM5-like isoform X1 — encoded protein: MFLCSSFNYLADQLKFELNRYLHYCRTECNFRLSESDATLLQKSYVKIRQDMRQQTNETGEVTTPIIVRSHVATEEDVKEAIRLFTMSTMDAARSGIHQQISLTPEMENEIKVWLVFNPSLP
- the LOC107640920 gene encoding DNA replication licensing factor MCM5-like isoform X2, which produces MVSKEENWLKRYLHYCRTECNFRLSESDATLLQKSYVKIRQDMRQQTNETGEVTTPIIVRSHVATEEDVKEAIRLFTMSTMDAARSGIHQQISLTPEMENEIKVWLVFNPSLP